One Methylophilus sp. TWE2 DNA segment encodes these proteins:
- a CDS encoding TonB-dependent receptor translates to MLFTHSNPLPLKPGKKRRLHLMVAASLVLTQSWHTPLIAAENTVAETTKKAYNISAGPLGAALSAYAAQAGVLLSFDPQLTQNKQTTGLNGAYSLHQGFDVLLQGSGLAVIQIESNSFLLKKTVRQSEENISVLPEVKVTDKFIIDEPDQQFLQKESSTASRIPLDIKESPVSVTVIPKKIMDQQAVRVLADVAKNIASINQESFNAGRQAALRSRGFLLDDETGYFVDGQPLYGLLDQPVELLERVEFLRGPASIQYGRAQPGGVANLIRKRPTQERFTSFKVSKGSYDYDHMQLDAGGRVPDYEHIGYRINVARERSDSFRDNVYLDRDVLGLVLDAQVTDDLKVTVLADYVNRDTPWDNGQFYYRGAVNDVPRSRYFELPWGSQSSVNTTLGYEVDWKLNDQWKLKHQYTYQDYFIDRHQSNKSAPNAVTGNFNVTEQRSTQDVDARSYIFDLIGDNTLWGMRHRTVFGYQRVDLERTIHSQSGTGNVYASNIFNPATFVRRPLPMVALPTQENNNLFQGVYAEDFIGLTSKLNLMIGGRYDRFSQGSKFPATGAASDTVRNSDFTPRAGIIYTPFEPVTLYASYSRAFNPNSRVGPTFANAGQVLDPQTGKQYEAGIKTMWLDNKLAINAAVYELTRGNLTFTDVAANTVTLVGEVQSKGFELEAIGEVADGWNIMASYAYLDSEIKEGTNKGNALNQAPSNAFKVWTSYDFTSGPFRNLSIYGGAFSQSEVFGDPANTFKLSGYTRYDIGASYKHNLGNHKAIWRFNAENITDKVYYFGNGAQSIFPGMPANARVSLEVLF, encoded by the coding sequence ATGTTATTTACCCATTCAAATCCTCTTCCATTAAAACCAGGCAAAAAGCGTCGCTTGCATTTGATGGTTGCCGCTAGCTTGGTGTTGACTCAGTCCTGGCATACGCCACTGATCGCCGCTGAAAACACCGTCGCAGAAACTACAAAAAAGGCTTACAACATCAGTGCTGGTCCTTTAGGGGCGGCGCTATCTGCGTATGCCGCTCAGGCCGGTGTACTGCTGTCATTTGATCCGCAGTTAACTCAAAACAAGCAGACGACAGGACTCAATGGCGCGTACAGTCTGCATCAGGGGTTCGATGTTTTGCTTCAAGGCAGCGGCCTGGCTGTCATACAAATTGAAAGCAACAGTTTTTTACTCAAGAAAACGGTGAGACAGTCGGAAGAAAATATCTCTGTTTTGCCCGAAGTCAAGGTGACGGATAAATTCATCATTGATGAGCCTGATCAGCAGTTTTTGCAGAAGGAGTCGTCAACAGCATCCAGGATCCCGCTCGACATTAAAGAGTCTCCTGTTTCAGTCACGGTCATACCGAAGAAAATCATGGATCAGCAAGCGGTGAGAGTGCTTGCTGATGTGGCTAAAAATATCGCCTCAATTAATCAGGAAAGTTTTAATGCAGGACGACAAGCTGCACTGCGGTCGCGAGGTTTTCTGCTGGACGACGAAACAGGGTATTTTGTCGATGGGCAACCGTTGTATGGTTTGCTTGATCAGCCCGTTGAACTGTTAGAACGGGTGGAGTTCTTGCGGGGACCTGCCTCCATACAATATGGTCGTGCCCAGCCGGGCGGGGTCGCTAATTTAATTCGTAAAAGACCCACGCAAGAGAGGTTTACATCGTTTAAGGTAAGCAAGGGCAGTTACGATTACGATCATATGCAGTTGGATGCAGGTGGCCGTGTCCCGGATTATGAGCATATTGGCTACAGGATTAACGTCGCGCGAGAGCGCAGTGACAGTTTCAGGGACAATGTGTATTTAGACCGCGATGTGCTTGGTTTGGTGTTGGATGCGCAAGTGACTGACGACCTCAAAGTCACAGTGCTTGCTGATTACGTCAATCGTGACACGCCTTGGGATAACGGCCAGTTTTACTATCGTGGCGCTGTCAATGATGTGCCAAGAAGCCGTTACTTTGAACTGCCATGGGGCAGTCAATCTTCTGTCAATACCACATTGGGCTATGAGGTGGACTGGAAGTTAAATGATCAATGGAAGCTGAAACATCAATATACCTATCAGGATTACTTTATTGACCGCCATCAATCTAACAAATCTGCACCCAATGCCGTGACGGGTAACTTTAATGTGACCGAGCAACGCTCGACCCAGGATGTAGATGCCCGCTCTTATATCTTTGACTTGATCGGGGACAATACACTGTGGGGCATGCGGCACAGAACGGTGTTTGGCTATCAGCGCGTCGATCTGGAGCGTACTATCCACTCGCAAAGTGGGACTGGCAATGTCTATGCATCCAATATTTTTAACCCTGCCACTTTTGTACGTAGGCCTCTTCCAATGGTTGCCTTACCTACCCAAGAAAATAACAATTTATTTCAGGGGGTATATGCTGAGGATTTTATAGGGCTGACCTCCAAGCTTAACTTGATGATAGGCGGGCGTTATGACCGCTTTAGCCAGGGCTCGAAATTTCCTGCAACAGGGGCCGCAAGTGACACCGTCAGAAACAGCGATTTTACGCCTCGTGCTGGAATCATATACACGCCTTTTGAGCCGGTCACTTTGTATGCCAGCTACAGCCGTGCCTTTAATCCAAATAGTCGTGTGGGCCCAACCTTTGCCAATGCCGGACAGGTGCTTGATCCCCAAACCGGCAAGCAATATGAGGCTGGCATTAAAACAATGTGGCTGGATAACAAACTGGCCATCAATGCCGCCGTGTATGAGTTAACCCGCGGCAATTTAACGTTTACCGATGTCGCTGCCAACACCGTGACGCTGGTAGGCGAGGTACAAAGTAAAGGCTTTGAGCTGGAAGCGATTGGCGAAGTGGCAGATGGCTGGAATATCATGGCCTCTTATGCTTATCTTGATTCCGAAATCAAAGAGGGCACCAACAAGGGCAATGCGCTGAACCAGGCACCTTCTAATGCCTTCAAGGTGTGGACTTCTTATGATTTCACCAGCGGACCATTCAGGAATTTATCCATCTACGGCGGCGCATTCAGCCAAAGTGAGGTGTTTGGTGACCCGGCCAATACCTTCAAATTAAGTGGTTATACCCGTTACGATATAGGCGCCAGTTACAAACACAATCTGGGTAACCATAAAGCAATTTGGCGTTTTAACGCAGAAAATATCACGGATAAAGTCTATTACTTCGGTAATGGAGCACAATCCATTTTCCCAGGCATGCCAGCCAATGCCAGAGTGAGCCTGGAGGTGCTGTTTTGA